A genomic stretch from Gallus gallus isolate bGalGal1 chromosome 13, bGalGal1.mat.broiler.GRCg7b, whole genome shotgun sequence includes:
- the ARSI gene encoding arylsulfatase I, which translates to MAVYALTGFSLVSLLSFGYLSWDWMKPGLVADVPTGPMEKSLPPAFARPPHIIFILTDDQGYHDVGYHGSDIQTPTLDRLAAEGVKLENYYIQPICTPSRSQLITGRYQIHTGLQHSIIRPRQPNCLPLDQVTLPQKLQEAGYSTHMVGKWHLGFYKKECLPTRRGFDTFLGSLTGNVDYYTYDNCDGPGVCGYDLHEGENVAWDQSGKYSTFLYAQRVSKILASHSPKEPIFIYVAFQAVHTPLQSPKEYIYRYRSMGNVARRKYAAMVTCMDEAVKNITWALKKYGYYDNSVIVFSTDNGGQTFSGGSNWPLRGRKGTYWEGGVRGIGFVHSPLIKRKRRTSWALVHITDWYPTLVSLARGNLSNVPGLDGYNVWPAISEGKESPRTEILHNIDPLYNHAKYGSLEDGFGIWNTAVQASIRVGEWKLLTGDPGYSDWIPPQTLTNFPGSWWNLERLTDGLRKSVWLFNITADPYERYDLSEQRPDVVRALLTRLVHYNRTAIPVRYPAENPRAHPDFNGGAWGPWASEDEVEEWEGGGGDPPKSQGKKKKCKICKLRSFFRKLNTRLMSNRI; encoded by the exons ATGGCTGTGTACGCCCTCACCGGCTTCTCGCTGGTCAGCCTGCTCAGCTTCGGCTATTTATCCTGGGACTGGATGAAGCCTGGCTTGGTGGCCGACGTGCCCACGGGTCCCATGGAGAAATCACTGCCTCCTGCCTTCGCCCGCCCGCCGCACATCATCTTCATCCTGACTGATGACCAGGGCTACCACGACGTCGGGTACCACGGCTCTGACATCCAGACGCCCACCTTGGACAGGTTGGCAGCTGAGGGTGTGAAGCTGGAGAACTACTACATCCAGCCCATCTGCACGCCGTCCCGCAGCCAGCTGATCACCGGCCG GTACCAGATccacacagggctgcagcactccATCATCCGCCCCCGGCAGCCCAACTGCCTGCCCCTCGACCAGGTCACCCTGCCCCAGAAGCTGCAGGAAGCCGGCTACTCCACGCACATGGTGGGCAAGTGGCACCTCGGCTTCTACAAGAAGGAGTGCCTGCCCACCCGCAGGGGCTTCGACACCTTCCTGGGCTCCCTGACGGGCAACGTGGACTACTACACCTACGATAACTGTGACGGGCCGGGAGTCTGCGGCTATGACCTGCATGAAGGGGAGAACGTGGCGTGGGACCAGAGTGGGAAGTACTCCACCTTCCTCTATGCTCAGCGCGTCAGCAAGATCCtggcatcccacagccccaagGAGCCCATCTTCATCTACGTGGCCTTCCAGGCAGTGCACACTCCGCTGCAGTCGCCCAAGGAGTACATCTACCGCTACCGCTCCATGGGCAACGTCGCTCGCCGCAAATACGCGGCCATGGTGACGTGCATGGATGAGGCGGTGAAGAACATCACCTGGGCCCTCAAGAAGTATGGTTATTATGACAACAGTGTGATTGTCTTCTCCACGGACAATGGTGGGCAGACGTTCTCCGGGGGAAGCAACTGGCCGCTACGGGGCCGCAAAGGGACGTATTGGGAAGGGGGTGTGCGTGGCATCGGTTTTGTCCACAGTCCTTTGATCAAGCGCAAGCGACGGACCAGCTGGGCACTGGTGCACATCACGGACTGGTACCCGACCCTGGTGAGTCTGGCCAGGGGCAACCTGAGCAACGTCCCAGGCCTGGATGGCTACAACGTCTGGCCTGCCATCAGCGAGGGGAAGGAGTCACCGCGAACTGAAATCCTGCATAACATTGACCCCCTCTACAACCACGCCAAGTACGGCTCCTTGGAGGACGGCTTCGGTATCTGGAACACGGCCGTGCAGGCCTCCATTCGCGTCGGGGAGTGGAAGCTCCTCACAGGGGACCCGGGTTACAGCGACTGGATCCCCCCGCAGACGCTGACCAACTTCCCGGGCAGCTGGTGGAACCTGGAGCGGCTGACCGACGGCTTGAGAAAATCCGTGTGGCTCTTCAACATCACTGCCGACCCCTACGAGCGCTACGACCTCTCGGAGCAGCGCCCCGACGTCGTCCGAGCTCTGCTGACCCGCCTGGTGCACTACAACAGGACAGCCATCCCTGTGCGCTACCCCGCCGAGAACCCCCGCGCCCACCCCGACTTCAACGGAGGTGCCTGGGGGCCTTGGGCCAGCGAGGACGAGGTGGAGGAGTGGGAAGGTGGTGGTGGGGACCCCCCCAAGAGTCAGGGCAAGAAGAAGAAGTGCAAGATCTGCAAACTGCGCTCCTTCTTCCGCAAGCTGAACACCAGGCTCATGTCCAACCGCATCTGA